The Clostridium sp. DL-VIII DNA window GATTTGCCATATTCCTTAGAAGAGAGAGGGGGATGGGGAAATAGAAATACTATTGATGCTTTTGTGGAATATTCAAAAGTTTTATTTAGAGCTTTCGGATCAAAAGTAAAATATTGGTTAACTATTAATGAACAAAATACAATGATTCTTCATCCAGGTGCAATAGGAACACCAAAAGGTTCTTCTTTGCCTACTAAAAAAGAATTATATGAACAAAATCATAATATTCTTTTAGCACAAGCAAAGACGATGGAATTATGTCATGAAATATGTCCCAAAAGTAAAATAGGACCAGCAATAAATACTACTGCCATGTATCAGGAAACATGCAAACCAGAGGATGCAATTGCAGCACACAACTGGGAATCTATACGCTGTTGGAATTTCTTGGATGCAGCGGTGTGTGGACGATATAATAGCTTAGCCTATAGTTATTTGGAAGATAGAGGCTTAGAACCAACAATTTTAGAAGGCGATATGGATATTTTAAGGAATGCACATCCTGATTTTATTGCTATTAATTATTATTCAACTGCTACTATTGCAGAAAGTAAAAATGATGCTTCTGATATATCAGCGAGAGCAGGAGATCAACAAATCATGCTAGGAGAACAAGGAGTATATCGTGCAGCTGAAAATCCGTATGTTGATAAAACAAAATATGGCTGGGTTATAGATCCAGTAGGGCTTAGAATGACACTTAGAAAAGTTTATGAAAGATACTCTTTACCAATTTTAATTACAGAAAATGGTATTGGAGGTCCGGATGTATTAGAAGATAATGATGTAATTAATGATGATTATAGAATTGAGTATATTAAAAAACATCTTAAGCAGCTGCAATTAGCTATTTCTGATGGTGTTAATGTTATAGGATACTGCCCATGGTCTGCTATTGATGTTGTAAGTACTCATCAAGGTTATGAAAAGAGGTACGGATTTATTTATGTAGATAGAGATGAATTTGATTTAAAAGATCTAAGAAGAATAAAAAAGAAGAGTTTTTATTGGTATAAGAATGTAATAGAAAGTAATGGAAAACTAGAGTAGGGGTTACTATGAAGCAGATAAAACAAGAAAAAACATTGGGGAAATTTGAGAAATTTAAGTTGAAATGGGGGATACCTATTTCAATTGTTGTGTTAATTATATTTTTACTATTACCATGTCCCAAAGGATTATCAGTAGAGGGACAACGATGTTTAGCAGTATTTTCAGCAGCCTTTGTATTGTACTTGTCAGAAGCAATTCCAGCATCAATTGTAAGTTTAGCAGTTGTACCTGTATTAGCAATATTTAATATTGTTTCAATAAAAGATGCATTGTCGGGATTTTCATCTACATCTACTTATTTAATAGTGGGATCATTCATTTTGGCAGCAGCAATGTTAAAATCTAAATTGGCAGATAGGATTACATATTTAATAATGCTAAAGATAGGTACATCAGCAAGAAATATAACCTTGGGAATTTTAATGGTAAATATTGTTCTTGCATTTATGGTTCCATCATCTACTGCACGTACAGCTATGTTACTTCCAATATGTATTAATATTATTAATAAATTTAGAGGTGAAAGTAGGGAAAAAACAAAATTTGGAGCTAATATTTTGTTGACATTATGTTGCACCAATTCAACTATTAGTTCGGGTATTTTAACATCAACTATAAGCAATCCTATGGCTGTTCAGTATATTTCTGATGCTAGTGGACGAACCGTTACCTTTGGAGAGTGGTTTACTTGGGGATTTCCTCCAGCACTAATAATGACTTTTGTAGCATGGGGGATTATTCAAATAATGTTTAAACCTGAAGTAAAAGAATTAAAGGGTGGAAAATCATTTATACAGGGGAAGATGAATGAACTTGGAAAGTTAAATATAAATGAAGTAAAAGCTATTATAGTACTAGGTATAACTATAATACTATGGGCTTTTGGAGATAAAGTTGGAGTTGATAGTACAACAGCTTGTCTGCTAGGTGCTTGTGCTTTATGTATTCCTAAGATAGGTTTTCTTTCCTGGGATGATTGTAAAAATAGTATTTCTTTGAGTGTGGTTTTTATTACTAGTGGCGGAATAAGTTTGGGAGCTGCAATGAGTAGTAGTGGTACAGCTAAATGGATGGCAGAAGGGATTTTTAATTCTCTCCATTTAGGAAATTATTCAGCGGCTACTATGATTATTATTTTGATTATTGTGGTGCAATTTATGCATGTGGTATTTGTAGGGACAGCTACAATGGCAAATGTATTTTTTCCAATACTTATAGGTATTGCCAGCGTAGCAAATATAAATCCGATTTTGACAATTATACCGTCTGCTATGATGCTAGGGGGATATCCAATAATAATGTTTTTTAATACAACTCCGAATATATTATGCTATGACACAGGTGAGATAGGTTCTGATGTTTTTCCAAAATTTGGGACAATTTTATCAATATTAGCGTGTGCAGTATATGCAATATGCGTGTTGATATATTGGCCATTGATTGGAATGATTTGATATACAGTACGGTAACTATTATAGAGGATTATATCGTTGGCTTAAAGATTGCAAGTAATTAGAATAAGTGAACATAAAGAAATTAGAGCATTTAAGTAATTTAGAATAAAAATAATATTTAAGAAGGGGATAATAATATGACAGAAAAAGTTCAAATTCAATTTACACTTAATCAAAAAAAAGTTTCTTTAGAAGTTGCGGCAAATCGCCGTGCAGTTGATGTTATAAGAGAAGACCTTGACCTTATAGGTACTAAAATTGGATGTGGTGAAGGAGACTGCGGAGCCTGCACGATTATTATTGATGGAAAAACAGCTAACTCATGCTTAGTGATGGCACCACAGCTTGATGGAAAAGATGTGATGACTATAGAAGGATTAGGCACTTATGACAAGCTTCATGAACTTCAACAGTCTTTTATAAATGAAGGTGCTGTACAATGCGGTTTTTGTACGCCTGGAATGTTATTGTCAGCCAAAGTACTGCTTGATAATAATCCTAAACCTAATCGACAGGAAATCATGGAATCAATATCAGGAAATTTATGTCGCTGCACAGGATATGAGAAGATTGCTAATGCTATCGAAAATGTTGTAAATAAGGAGGAATAAACATGGAAGAGTTATCTGTAGTAGGAAAAACTATTATTCGTAAAGATGCTTTAGATAAAGTACTAGGTAAAACTCGTTTTAGTGCAGATATAAAAATGTATGGTATGCTGTATGGAAAGGTATTGCGTAGTAAGATTGCACACGGATTTGTTAAAAAAATAGACATTAGCAAGGCTGCTGCGTTACCAGGAGTTCATGCAGTGCTAACTTCAAAGGATGTACCAGGACTAAATGGACATGGCATTATTTTTAAGGATGAACCTGTACTTGTAAGTGATAAAATTCGAAAAATAGGTGATGGCCTGGCTGTTGTTGCTGCTGAAAGTGAAGAAATAGCAAACCAAGCAATTAAACTTATTGAAGTCGAGATTGAAGAAATTCCAGGAGTATTTGATCCTGTAGAGGCTATGAAAGAAGATGCACCTAAGGTTCATGGAGACAATAATATTTTGGCGCTGAGAAAAATAATACGAGGAAATATTGATGAAGCATTTAAGAATGCTGATATTGTTGTTGAAAATGAATACCATACCCAAATGCAGGAACATGCGTATCTTGAAC harbors:
- a CDS encoding glycoside hydrolase family 1 protein translates to MIYKKLKNFPKDFLWGASTSAYQVEGAWNEDGKGLSVIDMCDHPESTSDFKVASDHYHRYKEDVKLFAEMGLKAYRFSIAWTRIIPQGIGAINEKGIKFYNDLIDELLKYNIEPIVTIFHFDLPYSLEERGGWGNRNTIDAFVEYSKVLFRAFGSKVKYWLTINEQNTMILHPGAIGTPKGSSLPTKKELYEQNHNILLAQAKTMELCHEICPKSKIGPAINTTAMYQETCKPEDAIAAHNWESIRCWNFLDAAVCGRYNSLAYSYLEDRGLEPTILEGDMDILRNAHPDFIAINYYSTATIAESKNDASDISARAGDQQIMLGEQGVYRAAENPYVDKTKYGWVIDPVGLRMTLRKVYERYSLPILITENGIGGPDVLEDNDVINDDYRIEYIKKHLKQLQLAISDGVNVIGYCPWSAIDVVSTHQGYEKRYGFIYVDRDEFDLKDLRRIKKKSFYWYKNVIESNGKLE
- a CDS encoding DASS family sodium-coupled anion symporter, which gives rise to MKQIKQEKTLGKFEKFKLKWGIPISIVVLIIFLLLPCPKGLSVEGQRCLAVFSAAFVLYLSEAIPASIVSLAVVPVLAIFNIVSIKDALSGFSSTSTYLIVGSFILAAAMLKSKLADRITYLIMLKIGTSARNITLGILMVNIVLAFMVPSSTARTAMLLPICINIINKFRGESREKTKFGANILLTLCCTNSTISSGILTSTISNPMAVQYISDASGRTVTFGEWFTWGFPPALIMTFVAWGIIQIMFKPEVKELKGGKSFIQGKMNELGKLNINEVKAIIVLGITIILWAFGDKVGVDSTTACLLGACALCIPKIGFLSWDDCKNSISLSVVFITSGGISLGAAMSSSGTAKWMAEGIFNSLHLGNYSAATMIIILIIVVQFMHVVFVGTATMANVFFPILIGIASVANINPILTIIPSAMMLGGYPIIMFFNTTPNILCYDTGEIGSDVFPKFGTILSILACAVYAICVLIYWPLIGMI
- a CDS encoding (2Fe-2S)-binding protein, whose translation is MTEKVQIQFTLNQKKVSLEVAANRRAVDVIREDLDLIGTKIGCGEGDCGACTIIIDGKTANSCLVMAPQLDGKDVMTIEGLGTYDKLHELQQSFINEGAVQCGFCTPGMLLSAKVLLDNNPKPNRQEIMESISGNLCRCTGYEKIANAIENVVNKEE